From Arachis hypogaea cultivar Tifrunner chromosome 3, arahy.Tifrunner.gnm2.J5K5, whole genome shotgun sequence:
AAACTGCAAATTAAGCTTCACAAAAAGAAAAATGTCTCATGTTTCTAACTTTGAGACTGCAACCTCTTTGGGTAGACATCATTGatattattgatatttatttGTAGATTATTGTTGAAATTGCCGCTAATTGCACTTGTCACCGGCAAAGACGACGGACTCGATCCTGCTGTGGAAGAATTATCACAGCCCGGTGTGCCGCCATGACTCGGCAATGGCCACCCTTGTATCATCTTCAACTCCGGCGCGTTTTCAGCCACGCGCCACACCTTCACAGAGTTATCCAAGCTCCCAGTGTAAATAATCCATCGCTGGTCACCTTTTCGGCGTTGACCTTGCCGgcggtcttcttcttctttgacggTGAGACACTTCACCGGCCCAGTGTGGCCGGAGAGCACCGAAAGACACGTGTGGATGCCGCTCTCGTCGCGCTTCCACACGCATATATTCTTATCGGCAGAGCCGCTGAACACCAAGTTTCCGGCCACGGCAAGGCAAAGCACGGCGAGTTTATGTCCTCTCAAAACTCCGCCGTGACACAGCCCGCCGCCCTTGAGATCCCGCTCCCAGAAATTCACCAATCCGTCGGACGACGCGGCGTAAACCACCGCCGCCAACCGGTTCACCGCCAGCGCCGTCACGGCGTTCTCCTGCCTCAGCAAAATTCCATCGATCACGTGCCTCGTCTTCTTCTCATTCACTTGCTTCCTCCGCCACATCTTGACGGTTCCATCGGCGGCGCCGGTGAGCACAAACGCCCCAAACGCCGCAACCACCGAATTCACGGCGTCCTCGTGGGCGTCAATGGATTCTAAGCACTTGGAATCGGAGATTCTCCAAACCTTAACCGTCTTATCCCAAGATCCAGAATATAACAATCCTGCTTCTTCGTCCAAGCTCAAGGTCGAAACGGCGTCGAAATGCTTCACCTTAACGACGCTTCGATTCCTCCGAACTTCTACGTAATTCTTAGGGTTCATTGAACTCTTAAAGTATTCCTTAAACGTTGGCAAGCTTCCAACGCGCTTGTATGAGCTTGGATTCTTCTTAGAAACCTTCCAGACTCTGATCTTTCCGTCTTGGTGACCGGTGTAGATTTTCTCGTCGGAGATTACGATCGTTTTGACGAATCCGCTGTTGGATTTGAATCCGGCGAAGTCCTTGAGATCTTTCCAAACCCTAATGTTCTTGCTCTCGGAGCCTGTGTACAACAAGCTTCCGTTGACGGC
This genomic window contains:
- the LOC112788913 gene encoding protein JINGUBANG-like, with translation MKNTKGGGGGGDSGGTMLIEQRNGVVRRPKLGAIFRSSDPTSLYTPNHFDEDHNRRVTSGSAQADSSSSSSNNASPYNMSPYNNTTSSVSSSPYNKSPWLLPSINFFHQNEIENDAFYSQNGLIGSIVREEGHIYSLAVNGSLLYTGSESKNIRVWKDLKDFAGFKSNSGFVKTIVISDEKIYTGHQDGKIRVWKVSKKNPSSYKRVGSLPTFKEYFKSSMNPKNYVEVRRNRSVVKVKHFDAVSTLSLDEEAGLLYSGSWDKTVKVWRISDSKCLESIDAHEDAVNSVVAAFGAFVLTGAADGTVKMWRRKQVNEKKTRHVIDGILLRQENAVTALAVNRLAAVVYAASSDGLVNFWERDLKGGGLCHGGVLRGHKLAVLCLAVAGNLVFSGSADKNICVWKRDESGIHTCLSVLSGHTGPVKCLTVKEEEDRRQGQRRKGDQRWIIYTGSLDNSVKVWRVAENAPELKMIQGWPLPSHGGTPGCDNSSTAGSSPSSLPVTSAISGNFNNNLQININNINDVYPKRLQSQS